From a single Candidatus Zixiibacteriota bacterium genomic region:
- a CDS encoding ribonuclease HII — protein MKNRGVRVELIRQPEWKFPDLSDIEQSLYQKGCGAICGVDEVGRGPLAGPVVAAAVILPKGCEIEGLDDSKKLTPSQRDELFEEIVGRDLPCAIGIMDHETIDKVNILRASLMAMRKAVAELKQSPEFILVDGTFPIPNLPQPQLAVVGGDGRCKAIAAASIIAKVTRDRIMDHYQELYPSFSFSTHKGYPTPLHLKELDEYGPCDIHRKSFKPVARYLKGYALF, from the coding sequence ATGAAGAATCGAGGTGTTCGCGTGGAGTTGATACGACAGCCCGAGTGGAAGTTTCCGGACCTGTCTGATATTGAGCAATCGCTCTATCAGAAAGGGTGTGGTGCGATTTGCGGTGTAGATGAGGTTGGGCGCGGCCCGTTGGCAGGGCCTGTGGTAGCGGCGGCAGTGATACTTCCAAAGGGATGTGAGATCGAGGGGCTGGATGACTCCAAAAAGCTGACGCCCTCGCAGCGGGACGAGTTGTTCGAGGAGATTGTCGGTCGTGATTTACCTTGTGCGATCGGCATTATGGATCACGAGACGATAGATAAAGTGAATATTCTCCGCGCGTCGCTCATGGCCATGCGCAAGGCAGTGGCGGAGTTGAAACAATCGCCCGAGTTCATTCTGGTGGATGGCACGTTCCCGATTCCGAACCTGCCGCAGCCGCAACTGGCCGTTGTGGGTGGTGATGGCCGGTGCAAAGCCATTGCGGCCGCCTCGATAATTGCCAAGGTTACGCGCGACCGGATTATGGATCATTATCAGGAGCTGTATCCCTCGTTTTCTTTTTCCACTCACAAGGGGTACCCGACACCACTTCATTTGAAAGAACTCGACGAGTACGGTCCGTGCGATATCCACCGAAAGAGTTTCAAGCCGGTTGCCCGGTATCTGAAAGGGTATGCCCTCTTCTAA
- a CDS encoding TolC family protein, translated as MRTYLLLFGAVMLLATATAGRDLNLSQALSLAREHSYSLKNADAVHKAALSSLSAARAERFPTLSASAMANYVDYVARFDISLPPPSPSISREVGTHETYQTDLRLNLPLFTGGRISGNISLAVATAELDEALVSAGEDQLAYMTRLEYFTLNRADAVVEVAKASFTRAETIAKDVNSLYQAGAADSVALLEADLAVTRATFALQQAEIARRSSELRLLTYLGLDATEQLSLTDSLPTPQDSVGDATVSSNKPELIVADATVRAGQSRLRLSRTDYFPTITAFGGYSYGKPNLDRFNNTWNDYFTVGATLSWSFNLGRKTAANSRAANFGLEAARMNREQVAENLDKEASLAREQVKLAYRRYQSAREEFRIASDNYRLASAQHRDGTLSSNRLVTIESDLTAAESSLSTAKIDYQIALSAFYYTTGSENLRKGN; from the coding sequence ATGAGAACATATCTTCTGTTGTTTGGAGCCGTGATGTTGCTGGCGACTGCTACCGCCGGGCGGGACCTGAACTTGAGTCAGGCGCTGTCATTGGCCCGGGAGCATTCCTACAGCCTCAAGAATGCCGACGCTGTCCACAAAGCGGCGCTGTCGTCGCTTTCCGCCGCGAGAGCTGAACGGTTCCCCACGCTTTCCGCCAGCGCCATGGCCAATTATGTGGATTATGTCGCTCGGTTCGATATCTCCCTGCCCCCTCCGTCGCCGAGCATATCGCGCGAGGTGGGCACACACGAAACATATCAGACCGATCTTCGTCTGAACCTCCCACTCTTCACCGGGGGCCGTATCAGCGGCAACATCTCCCTTGCAGTGGCGACCGCCGAACTAGACGAAGCGCTGGTAAGCGCCGGGGAGGACCAGCTGGCCTACATGACGCGGCTGGAGTATTTCACGCTCAATCGAGCCGATGCCGTGGTCGAGGTGGCTAAAGCGTCGTTCACGCGGGCCGAGACGATAGCGAAAGACGTCAACTCCCTGTACCAGGCGGGCGCGGCCGATTCGGTGGCGCTGCTTGAGGCCGACCTGGCTGTTACCCGCGCCACGTTCGCCCTCCAGCAGGCCGAGATCGCGCGCCGGTCATCGGAGTTACGACTGCTGACATATCTTGGCCTCGATGCCACCGAACAACTGAGCCTCACCGACTCTTTGCCGACCCCCCAGGACAGCGTTGGCGATGCGACAGTGAGTTCGAATAAACCTGAATTGATTGTCGCCGACGCTACGGTCAGGGCCGGGCAATCGCGGCTGCGCTTGTCGCGCACCGACTATTTCCCCACCATAACCGCGTTCGGCGGTTATTCGTACGGCAAACCGAATCTGGACCGGTTCAACAATACCTGGAATGACTACTTCACCGTGGGGGCAACGCTGAGCTGGTCTTTCAACTTGGGTCGCAAGACTGCCGCGAATTCGCGGGCGGCCAACTTCGGTCTTGAAGCGGCCCGCATGAACCGCGAGCAGGTAGCGGAGAATCTTGACAAAGAGGCGAGCCTGGCGCGCGAGCAGGTGAAACTGGCCTATCGGCGCTACCAGAGCGCGCGCGAGGAGTTCCGCATCGCCTCGGACAACTATCGCCTGGCCAGCGCGCAGCATCGCGACGGCACCCTGTCTTCCAACCGCCTGGTGACCATTGAATCAGACCTGACCGCGGCAGAGTCGTCGCTAAGTACCGCAAAGATAGACTACCAGATCGCACTGAGTGCATTCTACTACACCACCGGTTCGGAGAATCTGAGGAAAGGGAATTGA
- a CDS encoding ABC transporter permease codes for MWRPFLGVMKKEFIQGLRDRNNLRMLFVMPVVQLIVMGYAVNTDVKQLWLDVYDSNQTAYSRQLVESLRSAGYFIPSDRQIDADRVPLWQLEERFREGKAEMALVIPRDFSEKLQTGQPVTVGWISDGTDANAARIGAGYAGQIVRTFSGDITGLKPNIEVGGRYLYNPEAESVNFMVPGIAATLLTMLTLMMTAMAIVREREMGTLEQVLVTPMSTITLMLGKITALAIISMVVMGMTLNLGVLWFKVPFVGSALLLVALSLLYLLTTLGLGMFVSTVTQTQQQAMFLAWFFSIFTMLTSGYFTPIANMPDWMQGVTLVNPMRYYIEIVRGIMMKGATAVDLISDIIPLAIFGVVIFGFSALRFHKRTA; via the coding sequence ATGTGGCGGCCGTTTCTTGGCGTAATGAAGAAGGAGTTCATCCAGGGACTCCGTGACCGTAATAATCTCCGCATGCTCTTTGTCATGCCGGTGGTCCAGCTCATAGTCATGGGCTATGCGGTCAATACCGATGTCAAACAGCTTTGGCTCGACGTTTACGACTCCAACCAGACAGCGTACTCCCGCCAGTTGGTAGAATCACTGCGCAGTGCCGGCTACTTCATTCCGTCCGATCGACAGATCGATGCCGACCGAGTGCCGCTGTGGCAACTGGAAGAACGGTTTCGCGAAGGAAAGGCGGAGATGGCGCTGGTGATCCCGCGCGATTTCTCCGAAAAACTGCAGACCGGTCAACCGGTGACCGTGGGTTGGATCTCCGACGGAACCGATGCCAACGCGGCCCGGATCGGCGCCGGGTATGCCGGTCAGATCGTCCGAACGTTTTCCGGTGATATCACCGGGCTGAAGCCGAATATCGAGGTGGGGGGGCGATATCTGTACAATCCCGAAGCGGAGTCCGTCAATTTCATGGTGCCCGGCATCGCGGCTACGCTGCTGACCATGCTGACCCTGATGATGACCGCGATGGCGATCGTGCGGGAGCGGGAGATGGGGACACTGGAGCAGGTTCTGGTTACGCCGATGAGCACCATTACCCTCATGCTGGGGAAGATCACCGCGCTCGCGATCATTTCCATGGTGGTGATGGGAATGACACTGAATCTGGGGGTGCTGTGGTTCAAGGTGCCGTTTGTTGGCTCGGCCCTCCTTCTGGTAGCACTCTCGCTGCTTTACCTGCTGACCACGCTCGGACTGGGGATGTTTGTATCTACCGTCACACAGACACAGCAACAGGCGATGTTCCTGGCCTGGTTCTTCTCCATATTCACAATGTTGACCTCCGGGTACTTCACGCCCATCGCCAACATGCCGGACTGGATGCAGGGGGTGACATTGGTCAACCCGATGCGGTACTACATCGAAATCGTTCGCGGCATCATGATGAAAGGGGCTACCGCTGTTGACCTCATCTCCGATATCATTCCGCTGGCGATATTCGGTGTGGTGATATTCGGGTTTTCGGCGTTGCGTTTCCATAAACGAACAGCGTAA
- a CDS encoding efflux RND transporter periplasmic adaptor subunit encodes MRYMVLLLAELASVLALGCGGDKNTPSGSGFIEATDAVVSAEVAGRVTALLVDEGDDVHAGDTLVRIDSSRLELQLASTQATREATVANLQAARLQVDKSREQEKYTRNERDRVSRLLASGSSTQKQLDQLEYEFTQATIARKAAEANVVVIESQIAKSDADIDQLKRQLLDCYPTAPLSGTVVEKYIEDGELLNPGKAIVKIARLDTVWVKVYLNATDFASVKIGDKATVSTESGGTSYDGTVIWTSAEAEFTPKNVQTEKSRSDLVYAVKVRMANTDGRLKIGMPVFVTMVR; translated from the coding sequence ATGAGATACATGGTTTTGCTTCTGGCCGAACTGGCCTCGGTGTTGGCGCTCGGCTGCGGCGGCGACAAAAACACGCCGAGTGGCTCGGGGTTTATCGAGGCAACCGATGCGGTCGTGTCGGCGGAAGTGGCCGGACGGGTAACCGCGCTCCTGGTCGATGAAGGGGATGACGTTCATGCCGGAGACACCCTTGTCAGAATAGACTCCAGCCGCCTGGAACTTCAGCTTGCCTCCACGCAGGCCACACGCGAGGCGACGGTTGCGAATCTCCAGGCTGCCCGCCTTCAAGTGGACAAGTCCCGCGAGCAGGAGAAATATACCCGCAATGAGCGGGACCGCGTAAGCCGCCTGCTAGCCTCCGGGTCCTCCACACAAAAGCAGCTGGATCAATTGGAGTATGAGTTCACCCAGGCGACCATCGCACGAAAAGCGGCCGAAGCCAACGTCGTGGTCATCGAATCACAGATCGCCAAGTCTGATGCCGACATCGACCAGCTCAAGCGACAGCTTTTGGACTGCTATCCGACCGCTCCACTCTCTGGCACGGTGGTGGAGAAGTATATCGAGGACGGCGAACTACTCAACCCAGGCAAAGCGATCGTCAAGATCGCCAGACTGGACACGGTCTGGGTGAAAGTGTACCTGAACGCCACTGATTTCGCAAGCGTCAAGATCGGCGACAAAGCCACAGTCAGCACCGAATCCGGCGGTACGTCGTACGACGGCACCGTGATCTGGACCTCCGCAGAAGCGGAGTTCACCCCCAAGAATGTGCAGACCGAGAAGTCCCGGTCCGACCTGGTGTACGCAGTCAAAGTGCGGATGGCCAATACCGATGGCCGCCTCAAGATCGGCATGCCGGTTTTCGTGACTATGGTGCGCTGA
- a CDS encoding CoA-binding protein, with protein MNDVIQTFVASKKIAVVGASPNKRSFANAAYCELKQKGYEVTPVNPNHSEVDGDRCASRLNELPPGVESALFVLTPTQAESEVIDAAATGIKRIWFQQGGKYDAAIRKAHELGIETVSGKCILMYAAPVKGVHAFHRWLSKLFGRY; from the coding sequence ATGAACGACGTCATACAAACGTTTGTCGCCTCGAAGAAAATTGCCGTCGTCGGCGCCTCCCCAAACAAGCGAAGTTTCGCCAACGCCGCTTATTGCGAGTTAAAGCAAAAGGGATATGAGGTAACTCCGGTTAACCCCAACCATTCTGAGGTAGATGGGGACCGGTGTGCGAGTCGTCTGAACGAGTTGCCACCGGGCGTCGAGTCAGCCCTATTCGTCCTGACGCCTACCCAGGCTGAGTCGGAGGTCATTGACGCCGCCGCCACCGGCATCAAACGAATCTGGTTTCAGCAAGGGGGAAAATACGATGCAGCAATACGAAAAGCTCACGAGCTTGGTATCGAAACCGTCAGCGGAAAATGCATCCTGATGTACGCCGCCCCCGTGAAAGGCGTACATGCGTTTCATAGGTGGCTGTCCAAACTGTTCGGCAGATACTGA
- a CDS encoding ABC transporter ATP-binding protein, whose protein sequence is MSYLSVDKLSRSYGKIQAVREFSLEVQRGQIMALVGPDGAGKTTLIRVLCHLLDPDSGTVTLEGRDLLANFESFKSHLGYMPQTFSLYLDLSVEENLSFYAGIYGVVGEAYRKKRDYLYTFSNLAPFADRRAGQLSGGMKQKLALSCALVHDPEILILDEPTTGVDPLSRRQFWEILLELKRQGATIIVSTPYMDEVARADRAIFMFDGRKLSEGTPSELAAQFSGLIYFLDAIPTTGLVAKLNSIEGLSARRFGAGLHLYIGKEDRIERFGNPLALAGIDVVQLKPITPGLEDRFIQLMESHG, encoded by the coding sequence ATGAGTTACCTCAGTGTCGACAAACTCTCGCGGTCGTACGGCAAGATACAGGCGGTGCGGGAGTTCTCGCTCGAAGTGCAGCGGGGCCAGATCATGGCGCTGGTCGGTCCCGACGGCGCCGGCAAGACCACGCTCATTCGCGTGCTGTGCCACCTGCTCGATCCTGACAGCGGGACGGTCACACTCGAGGGGCGCGACCTGCTGGCTAATTTCGAGTCGTTCAAATCACACCTGGGGTATATGCCGCAGACATTCTCGCTGTATCTCGACTTGAGCGTGGAAGAGAACCTGAGTTTTTACGCCGGAATCTATGGTGTTGTCGGCGAGGCATATCGGAAGAAACGCGATTACCTGTACACGTTTTCCAATCTGGCGCCGTTCGCCGACCGTCGCGCTGGCCAATTGTCCGGTGGCATGAAGCAGAAACTGGCGCTTTCATGTGCGCTGGTGCATGACCCGGAGATTCTGATACTTGACGAGCCCACGACTGGTGTCGATCCCTTGTCACGGAGGCAATTCTGGGAAATCCTCCTCGAGCTCAAGCGCCAGGGTGCGACCATTATCGTTTCGACTCCCTACATGGATGAAGTGGCGCGGGCCGATCGCGCCATCTTTATGTTCGACGGCCGCAAGCTGTCTGAGGGGACACCCTCCGAACTGGCGGCGCAGTTCTCCGGACTCATCTATTTCCTCGATGCCATCCCGACCACCGGGCTCGTTGCCAAGCTCAACAGCATTGAGGGTCTGTCGGCGCGGCGTTTCGGCGCGGGGTTGCACCTGTACATCGGCAAGGAGGACAGGATCGAGCGGTTCGGAAATCCGTTAGCCCTTGCGGGCATCGATGTCGTTCAACTGAAGCCGATAACACCCGGTCTGGAGGACAGGTTCATCCAACTGATGGAGTCGCACGGATGA
- the ispG gene encoding flavodoxin-dependent (E)-4-hydroxy-3-methylbut-2-enyl-diphosphate synthase codes for MELNYPVQRRKSRAVKIGDVLIGGGFPIAIQSMTTADTRDVAATVAQINQLFDAGCDIVRISVLNHQAGDCLKAIRKQVTKPIVADIHFQYKLALDAIEAGFDKIRINPGNIGAEWKVREVTKAAKDAGVPIRIGVNSGSLPKDLLEQYGHDDPRAFVEAALREAAILEDMSFTDIVISVKSTNTQTAFWAYHMLAQKCDYPLHVGITESGILETGTIKSSVGIGAILMTGIGDTIRVSLAADPIHEPRVARQILQACALKNEGVEVIACPTCGRCQIDMIPLAESISAKTRHIKAPLKVAVMGCAVNGPGEAAAADVGIAGGAGKGILIKKGEIVKRMDESELEKSLLDEIEAMTGESIPR; via the coding sequence ATGGAACTAAACTACCCTGTCCAGCGGCGGAAAAGCCGCGCGGTGAAAATCGGCGACGTGCTGATTGGCGGCGGGTTCCCGATCGCCATTCAATCCATGACCACCGCCGACACGCGCGATGTGGCAGCGACGGTGGCACAGATCAATCAATTGTTCGATGCCGGCTGCGATATCGTTCGCATCTCGGTGCTCAATCACCAGGCGGGTGACTGCCTTAAAGCAATACGGAAGCAGGTCACAAAACCTATCGTGGCGGACATTCATTTCCAGTACAAACTGGCGCTGGATGCTATTGAAGCCGGTTTCGACAAGATTCGGATAAATCCGGGCAATATCGGGGCTGAGTGGAAAGTGCGCGAAGTTACCAAAGCGGCCAAGGACGCCGGTGTACCGATCCGTATCGGCGTCAACTCCGGATCTTTGCCGAAAGACCTCCTGGAGCAGTACGGCCACGATGATCCGCGCGCGTTCGTGGAAGCGGCACTGCGCGAGGCGGCGATCCTGGAAGACATGAGTTTCACGGATATCGTGATCTCGGTCAAGTCGACTAACACGCAGACGGCGTTCTGGGCGTATCACATGCTCGCACAAAAATGTGACTATCCGCTGCATGTCGGCATTACTGAATCAGGGATTTTGGAGACAGGCACGATCAAGTCATCGGTGGGGATTGGGGCGATTCTGATGACTGGTATCGGCGACACAATCCGCGTGTCATTAGCGGCGGACCCGATCCATGAGCCGCGCGTGGCGAGACAGATTCTTCAGGCATGTGCACTCAAGAACGAAGGGGTGGAGGTAATCGCCTGTCCCACCTGCGGGCGGTGCCAGATTGATATGATACCGCTGGCGGAGTCGATCTCAGCCAAGACTCGTCATATCAAAGCGCCATTGAAAGTCGCAGTGATGGGATGTGCGGTGAACGGCCCTGGTGAAGCTGCCGCGGCCGATGTGGGGATTGCAGGCGGCGCCGGCAAGGGGATTCTCATCAAGAAGGGGGAAATTGTCAAGCGGATGGATGAATCCGAACTCGAGAAGTCGCTGCTTGACGAGATCGAAGCGATGACGGGGGAGAGTATTCCGAGGTAG
- a CDS encoding TIGR01777 family oxidoreductase produces the protein MRTLISGSGGLIGMALMASLKQRGYEIVRLVRRASAEGDILWSPEQNLLRLKPEDHFDIVVHLAGENIGAGRWTAGRKERILQSRVKGTQLLAESLTRLERTPAVFISASAVGYYGHRGDDIMREENGPGSGFLSEVCKAWETAADPVKKHGIRTVCLRFGMVLSPHGGALARMLLPFKLGLGGKFGDGCQYMSWIAIDDLVAVIHHVIYDASVSGPVNVVSPNPVTNAEFTKTLASVLHRPAIFNVPARALRLILGEMANALLLDSTRVEPAKLLATGFEFKYSDLRPALEYLLLQTP, from the coding sequence ATGCGTACCCTGATTTCCGGCTCCGGTGGGCTGATCGGGATGGCCCTCATGGCTTCGCTCAAGCAGCGGGGCTATGAGATCGTCCGGTTGGTGCGGCGCGCCTCCGCCGAGGGGGACATTCTCTGGAGCCCCGAGCAGAATCTTCTCAGACTCAAACCGGAGGATCACTTTGATATCGTCGTGCATCTGGCGGGCGAAAACATCGGCGCCGGGCGATGGACAGCCGGCCGGAAGGAGCGAATTCTCCAAAGCCGTGTCAAAGGCACGCAACTCCTGGCCGAATCTCTGACACGACTGGAGCGGACACCCGCCGTGTTCATCAGTGCGTCGGCGGTGGGCTATTATGGACATCGCGGCGATGACATCATGCGCGAAGAGAACGGACCCGGAAGCGGTTTCTTATCGGAAGTCTGTAAAGCATGGGAAACTGCCGCTGACCCTGTAAAGAAACATGGCATCCGAACAGTCTGCCTTCGATTTGGTATGGTACTGTCTCCCCATGGTGGTGCGCTCGCTCGCATGCTCCTGCCATTCAAACTGGGGCTGGGGGGGAAGTTCGGCGATGGGTGTCAGTACATGAGCTGGATCGCGATCGACGATCTGGTCGCGGTGATCCATCACGTTATTTATGACGCATCAGTATCCGGTCCGGTCAACGTTGTTTCACCAAATCCAGTCACGAATGCAGAGTTCACCAAGACGCTTGCGTCTGTGCTGCACCGACCAGCGATTTTCAATGTCCCTGCCCGGGCACTCCGCCTGATTCTCGGAGAAATGGCGAACGCGCTTCTGCTGGACAGCACCCGCGTCGAGCCGGCGAAACTGCTGGCGACCGGATTTGAGTTCAAGTACTCCGATCTGCGTCCGGCGCTGGAGTATTTGTTGCTCCAAACACCATAG
- a CDS encoding ABC transporter ATP-binding protein, whose translation MSRPIVEIENLTRRFGSFTAVDNISLTVEDGEIFGFLGANGAGKTTAIRMLCGLLLPTSGTGRVAGYDILKESEDIKRTIGYMSQKFSLYPDLTGRENLSFYGSAYDLDNGTMKRRIAELTETLELSEFINRVTRSLPVGWRQRLALAAAILHRPKVLFLDEPTGGVDPVFRRKFWGILYELAEQGVTIFVTTHYMDEAEYCGRVSIMHAGKIIEIGKPFELAARHGAHNLEDLFIDLISPRGAVRA comes from the coding sequence ATGAGCAGACCCATTGTCGAGATAGAGAATCTGACCCGACGATTCGGGTCCTTCACGGCGGTGGACAACATTTCGCTGACCGTAGAGGACGGCGAGATATTCGGTTTTCTCGGCGCCAACGGCGCCGGCAAGACCACGGCCATCCGGATGCTATGCGGCCTGTTGCTGCCGACATCTGGCACCGGTCGCGTGGCCGGGTACGACATTCTGAAGGAGTCGGAGGACATCAAGAGGACTATCGGCTACATGTCTCAGAAATTCTCGCTTTACCCGGACCTTACCGGCCGCGAGAATCTGAGTTTCTATGGAAGCGCCTACGATCTGGATAATGGGACGATGAAACGGCGAATCGCCGAGCTGACCGAGACCCTCGAGCTGTCGGAGTTCATCAATCGTGTCACCAGGTCACTCCCGGTGGGGTGGCGACAGCGCCTGGCGCTCGCCGCGGCGATCCTGCACCGGCCGAAAGTGCTGTTCCTCGATGAGCCGACCGGCGGTGTGGACCCGGTGTTCCGCCGCAAATTCTGGGGTATCCTTTACGAGCTTGCCGAGCAGGGGGTCACGATCTTTGTCACCACCCATTATATGGACGAGGCGGAATACTGCGGGCGGGTGTCCATCATGCACGCAGGAAAGATCATCGAGATCGGCAAACCGTTCGAGCTGGCCGCCCGCCACGGTGCGCACAACCTGGAGGATCTGTTCATAGACCTGATCAGCCCGAGAGGAGCGGTCCGTGCGTAA
- a CDS encoding YraN family protein, with amino-acid sequence MPSSKRKVVRPHGNVGRGRNYESRAADFYIQQGYEILERNWQAGHKEIDLIARQGDIVTFIEVKSSRGGGFGHPAEWVTRAKMKKLIAAASQYIVEKQIEGCDLRFDVITFEGDKLEHFPNAFEVE; translated from the coding sequence ATGCCCTCTTCTAAGCGCAAGGTTGTTCGCCCGCATGGCAATGTCGGCCGGGGACGAAACTACGAATCCCGCGCCGCCGATTTTTATATTCAGCAAGGATACGAGATTCTCGAACGAAACTGGCAAGCCGGTCATAAGGAGATCGACCTGATCGCCCGCCAGGGTGACATCGTCACCTTTATAGAGGTAAAATCATCGCGCGGTGGTGGGTTTGGGCACCCGGCGGAATGGGTGACCAGGGCCAAGATGAAAAAGTTGATTGCTGCCGCGAGCCAATATATTGTCGAGAAGCAAATCGAGGGGTGTGATCTTCGATTCGATGTCATCACCTTCGAGGGGGACAAACTGGAGCATTTCCCGAACGCGTTCGAGGTAGAATAG
- a CDS encoding ABC transporter permease translates to MRKIKFIAQKELYHILRDFRSLIIIFVMPVMMTFLYGYAINMDIEHIPLTIVDRDHTPESRALVERFYRSNYFYRPSHEIHLDDPEEMLRATRAAGILVIRPGFARALETHEEYTIGLIIDGSETSQAAAVQAYANALVNQYLRDRLPPGSTMPGVTISQQVLYNPDLQSSHFFVPGIVAIILLMISALLTSITIAREKEMGTMEQLLTAPVSPTQILVGKLIPYIIIAFLDGLLVLAFAKLLFGVPFVGSFVLLLAFELIYVTTALSIGILISTLVPTQQLAMQFALLATMLPTIMLSGFIFAVKNFPIPLQILSRIVPATYFLKMIRGIMLKGSGFTVLAPQAGFLLLLMVLFLVLAVKRFKTRIG, encoded by the coding sequence GTGCGTAAGATCAAGTTCATCGCCCAAAAAGAGCTGTATCATATCCTCCGGGATTTCCGCTCACTCATCATCATTTTCGTCATGCCGGTGATGATGACGTTCCTGTACGGGTACGCGATCAACATGGATATCGAGCATATCCCGCTTACCATTGTCGATCGTGACCATACGCCCGAATCGCGCGCGCTTGTCGAGCGGTTTTATCGTTCGAACTATTTCTACAGGCCCTCGCACGAGATACATCTGGATGACCCGGAGGAGATGCTTCGGGCTACGCGCGCCGCCGGCATACTGGTTATCCGCCCCGGGTTTGCCCGGGCTCTCGAAACGCACGAGGAGTACACGATCGGGCTGATCATCGATGGCTCCGAGACCTCGCAGGCCGCAGCCGTCCAGGCGTATGCGAACGCCCTGGTCAATCAGTATCTTCGCGACCGGCTCCCGCCGGGGAGTACCATGCCGGGAGTAACCATTTCGCAGCAGGTGCTCTACAACCCCGATCTGCAGTCATCGCACTTCTTCGTGCCGGGGATAGTGGCGATCATCCTGCTCATGATCTCGGCGCTCTTGACCTCGATCACCATCGCCCGAGAGAAAGAGATGGGAACGATGGAGCAGTTGCTGACCGCGCCGGTGAGTCCCACTCAGATACTGGTTGGAAAGCTGATCCCGTACATCATCATTGCGTTTCTCGACGGTCTGCTGGTGCTGGCGTTTGCCAAACTGCTGTTCGGTGTGCCGTTCGTAGGTTCGTTTGTCCTGTTGCTGGCGTTCGAGTTGATTTACGTAACGACGGCGCTGTCCATCGGCATCCTTATTTCGACGCTCGTTCCGACCCAGCAGCTGGCCATGCAGTTCGCGCTGCTGGCTACCATGCTGCCGACAATTATGTTGTCCGGATTCATCTTTGCCGTGAAGAACTTCCCGATCCCGCTGCAGATACTGAGCCGGATAGTCCCGGCCACCTACTTCCTGAAGATGATTCGCGGGATCATGCTCAAGGGGTCAGGTTTCACTGTGCTCGCCCCTCAGGCCGGATTCCTGCTCTTGTTGATGGTGCTGTTTCTGGTGTTGGCCGTAAAGCGATTCAAAACGAGGATCGGTTGA
- a CDS encoding RsmD family RNA methyltransferase has translation MRKHEKRKKGQALPRQFEFTVITGTLKGRTIVSPDLGVTRPPLSRLRKAIFDFLMPYLEDAHYLDLYSGTGSYLFEAVSRGVGSATGIEIEQALVQSINDQASRFGVDARLVCLCEDVFVAIPRLTAQGKQYDIIMIAPPQYQGLIDKTLNALRQSPLLSPNGIILCQHDKSETDKIDFSAWSILQQRAYGNTVFTVLAAR, from the coding sequence ATGCGTAAGCACGAGAAACGCAAGAAGGGGCAAGCCTTGCCCCGCCAGTTCGAATTCACGGTTATCACCGGCACCTTGAAGGGACGAACGATCGTGTCGCCGGATCTCGGCGTCACCCGCCCGCCCCTTAGTCGCCTTCGCAAGGCGATATTCGATTTCCTCATGCCGTATCTCGAAGACGCCCACTATCTCGACCTGTACAGCGGCACCGGTTCGTATCTGTTCGAGGCGGTTTCGCGCGGTGTTGGCTCAGCGACTGGTATTGAAATCGAGCAGGCGCTGGTGCAGTCCATCAACGATCAGGCAAGCAGATTCGGGGTTGATGCTCGTCTCGTCTGTTTGTGCGAGGATGTATTTGTCGCCATCCCGCGGCTAACGGCTCAAGGGAAACAGTATGACATCATCATGATAGCCCCCCCGCAGTACCAAGGGTTGATTGACAAGACCTTAAACGCGTTGAGACAATCGCCTCTTCTGTCCCCAAATGGCATCATTCTCTGCCAACACGACAAAAGCGAGACCGACAAAATCGATTTCTCTGCCTGGTCGATTCTCCAACAGCGCGCCTATGGGAACACGGTGTTTACGGTGCTTGCGGCCCGATAG